Proteins from a single region of Clupea harengus chromosome 5, Ch_v2.0.2, whole genome shotgun sequence:
- the cept1b gene encoding choline/ethanolaminephosphotransferase 1b isoform X1, translated as MSGQAGAGAGMRGRRGRERDRELSSLQQHQHQGMDASCWLAPSALRRLVELPSPPLSRHQLKRLEEHRYSSSGRSLLEPIMQRYWEWLVCCMPAWIAPNLITIVGLATNVFTTLVLVYYCPTATEQAPLWAYLLCAVGLFVYQSLDAIDGKQARRTNSSSPLGELFDHGCDSLSTVFVVLGTSIAVQLGTNPDWMFFCCFAGMFMFYCAHWQTYVSGTLRFGIIDVTEVQIFIIVMYVLAAIGGSAFWQSPIPIINIQMKIVPAICTFAGVIFSCTNYFRVIFTGGVGKNGSTIAGTSVLSPVLHIGSVIILAMMIYKKSAIQLFEKHPCLYILAFGFVSAKITNKLVVAHMTKSEMHLHDVAFLGPGLLFLDQYFNSFIDEYLVLWIALILSFFDLVRYCVSVCNQIASHLHIFVFKIKPLTTAPIQ; from the exons ATGAGTGGGCAGGCGGGGGCCGGGGCTGGGATGCGGGGTCGTCGCGGGCGGGAGCGTGATCGGGAGCTGTCGTCgctgcagcagcatcagcatcagggCATGGACGCCTCATGCTGGCTGGCTCCCAGCGCCCTGCGTCGGCTGGTGGAGCTGCCGTCCCCGCCGCTCTCCCGCCACCAGCTGAAGCGGCTGGAGGAGCACCGCTACAGCAGCTCCGGCCGCTCCCTGCTGGAGCCCATCATGCAGCGCTACTGGGAGTGGCTGGTGTGCTGCATGCCTGCCTGGATCGCGCCCAACCTCATCACCATCGTGGGCCTGGCCACCAACGTCTTCACCACTCTGGTGCTAGTGTATTACTGCCCCACTGCCACCGAACAG GCACCACTGTGGGCATAtctgctctgtgctgtgggCTTGTTTGTTTACCAGTCACTGGATGCCATTGATGGAAAGCAGGCCAGGCGCACTAACAGCAGTTCACCACTGGGAGAGCTCTTCGATCATGGCTGTGACTCCCTGTCCACAG tGTTTGTGGTCCTGGGCACCAGTATTGCCGTGCAGCTGGGCACTAACCCAGACTGGATGTTCTTCTGCTGCTTCGCGGGCATGTTCATGTTTTACTGTGCCCACTGGCAAACCTATGTCTCCGGTACCCTGCGCTTTggcat CATTGATGTGACTGAAGTGCAAATCTTCATTATTGTCATGTATGTGCTGGCTGCCATTGGAGGATCCGCTTTTTGGCAGTCTCCG ATTCCTATaattaacattcaaatgaaaatagttCCTGCCATATGTACATTCGCAGGAGTTATCTTTTCCTGTACTAATTACTTCCGGGTTATATTTACTGGAGGTGTGGGCAAAAATGGATCCACAATAGCA gGAACAAgtgtcctctctcctgtccttcaCATAGGTTCTGTTATAATCTTGGCTATGATGATCTATAAAAAATCTGCTATTCAGCTCTTTGAAAAACACCCATGTCTTTATATATTGGCATTTGGCTTTGTGTCTGCCAAGATCACTAACAAATTAGTG GTTGCACATATGACAAAAAGTGAAATGCACCTTCATGATGTAGCATTTCTTGGTCCTGGGCTGCTATTCCTAGACCAGTATTTCAACAGTTTTATTGATGAATACCTGGTGCTGTGGATCGCCCTG
- the cept1b gene encoding choline/ethanolaminephosphotransferase 1b isoform X2 has protein sequence MSGQAGAGAGMRGRRGRERDRELSSLQQHQHQGMDASCWLAPSALRRLVELPSPPLSRHQLKRLEEHRYSSSGRSLLEPIMQRYWEWLVCCMPAWIAPNLITIVGLATNVFTTLVLVYYCPTATEQAPLWAYLLCAVGLFVYQSLDAIDGKQARRTNSSSPLGELFDHGCDSLSTVFVVLGTSIAVQLGTNPDWMFFCCFAGMFMFYCAHWQTYVSGTLRFGIFDVTEAQICLAILQMFTAIVGPRFWNITIPIINIQMKIVPAICTFAGVIFSCTNYFRVIFTGGVGKNGSTIAGTSVLSPVLHIGSVIILAMMIYKKSAIQLFEKHPCLYILAFGFVSAKITNKLVVAHMTKSEMHLHDVAFLGPGLLFLDQYFNSFIDEYLVLWIALILSFFDLVRYCVSVCNQIASHLHIFVFKIKPLTTAPIQ, from the exons ATGAGTGGGCAGGCGGGGGCCGGGGCTGGGATGCGGGGTCGTCGCGGGCGGGAGCGTGATCGGGAGCTGTCGTCgctgcagcagcatcagcatcagggCATGGACGCCTCATGCTGGCTGGCTCCCAGCGCCCTGCGTCGGCTGGTGGAGCTGCCGTCCCCGCCGCTCTCCCGCCACCAGCTGAAGCGGCTGGAGGAGCACCGCTACAGCAGCTCCGGCCGCTCCCTGCTGGAGCCCATCATGCAGCGCTACTGGGAGTGGCTGGTGTGCTGCATGCCTGCCTGGATCGCGCCCAACCTCATCACCATCGTGGGCCTGGCCACCAACGTCTTCACCACTCTGGTGCTAGTGTATTACTGCCCCACTGCCACCGAACAG GCACCACTGTGGGCATAtctgctctgtgctgtgggCTTGTTTGTTTACCAGTCACTGGATGCCATTGATGGAAAGCAGGCCAGGCGCACTAACAGCAGTTCACCACTGGGAGAGCTCTTCGATCATGGCTGTGACTCCCTGTCCACAG tGTTTGTGGTCCTGGGCACCAGTATTGCCGTGCAGCTGGGCACTAACCCAGACTGGATGTTCTTCTGCTGCTTCGCGGGCATGTTCATGTTTTACTGTGCCCACTGGCAAACCTATGTCTCCGGTACCCTGCGCTTTggcat ATTTGATGTAACAGAGGCACAGATCTGTCTAGCCATTTTGCAGATGTTCACAGCCATTGTTGGTCCCAGGTTTTGGAATATCACG ATTCCTATaattaacattcaaatgaaaatagttCCTGCCATATGTACATTCGCAGGAGTTATCTTTTCCTGTACTAATTACTTCCGGGTTATATTTACTGGAGGTGTGGGCAAAAATGGATCCACAATAGCA gGAACAAgtgtcctctctcctgtccttcaCATAGGTTCTGTTATAATCTTGGCTATGATGATCTATAAAAAATCTGCTATTCAGCTCTTTGAAAAACACCCATGTCTTTATATATTGGCATTTGGCTTTGTGTCTGCCAAGATCACTAACAAATTAGTG GTTGCACATATGACAAAAAGTGAAATGCACCTTCATGATGTAGCATTTCTTGGTCCTGGGCTGCTATTCCTAGACCAGTATTTCAACAGTTTTATTGATGAATACCTGGTGCTGTGGATCGCCCTG